Proteins encoded together in one Nitrospirota bacterium window:
- a CDS encoding NDP-sugar synthase, with product MKAMILAAGLGTRLRPLTNTMPKPLLPIAGTPLIVWNLLLLKRYGFLDVVINLHYLGPMIEQVVGNGSRYGVRITYSREPVILGTGGGIKQAEPYFSGSPVLILNGDTLVEIDLEALWAFHRERNAAATLVLRSDPDSVRWGLIEVGDAGRIVRITGRGLSEPTVTQPRMFAGVHILHPRLLREVPKGKASSIIEAYVSGIQRNEAVLGYDHQGYWSDIGTPERYGQAEQDARSGRIDLSRRSLSPSAR from the coding sequence GCCTAAGGCCGCTCACGAATACAATGCCGAAACCGCTCCTTCCCATTGCCGGTACGCCGCTGATCGTGTGGAACCTCTTGCTCCTCAAGCGGTATGGGTTTCTGGATGTCGTGATCAACCTGCACTACCTCGGACCGATGATCGAGCAGGTGGTCGGCAACGGCTCGCGATATGGGGTGCGGATTACCTATTCACGCGAGCCGGTTATTTTAGGGACCGGCGGAGGGATCAAACAGGCGGAGCCGTATTTTTCCGGATCGCCGGTGCTCATCCTGAACGGAGATACGCTCGTGGAGATCGATTTGGAAGCCCTGTGGGCATTCCATCGAGAACGAAACGCGGCAGCGACCTTGGTCCTCCGGTCCGACCCAGATTCCGTACGGTGGGGGCTGATTGAGGTAGGGGACGCCGGTAGGATCGTGCGGATCACCGGGCGTGGCCTCTCCGAGCCGACCGTGACTCAACCGAGAATGTTCGCGGGCGTTCATATCTTGCACCCCCGTCTGCTGCGCGAAGTTCCGAAGGGGAAGGCATCTTCGATCATCGAGGCCTATGTGTCGGGGATTCAGCGAAACGAAGCCGTGCTGGGGTACGATCACCAGGGTTATTGGTCAGACATCGGCACGCCCGAGCGGTACGGACAGGCTGAGCAGGATGCGAGATCAGGGAGAATCGATTTATCCCGCAGAAGTCTTTCGCCATCTGCTAGATGA
- a CDS encoding glutamate mutase L has protein sequence MTHPLNVIVATDCGSTTTKAILIEKVGDEYRQTFRGEAPTTVEAPFEDVTRGVLNAIAEIEELSGRKILDGYRIITPCRDPKTGVDIYISTSSAGGGLQMMVTGVVQNMTGESAQRAALGAGAIVIDVLASNDGRLPHEKIERIRTMRPDMILMSGGTDGGAVSHVVEMAEYISAAEPRPRFGATFKLPLIYAGNKDAQPQVKKILGEKTALVLTDNIRPVLERENLAPARNKIHDLFLEHVMQQAPGYKKLIEMAGAPIMPTPAAVGVIMETIAKREHVNVIGVDIGGATTDVFSVFEGLFNRTVSANLGMSYSISNVLAEAGLPNIMRWVPFTIDEQTLRNRIKNKMIRPTTIPQTLDELQIEHAISREALRLALIHHKSLATALKGVQQERTISDVFEQQQSGKTLIDMLKLDLIVGSGGILSHAPRRVQSMLMMVDAYEPLGVTRLSVDSIFMMPHLGVLSTINEKAATDVFVRDCMVYLGTCVAPIGQGKEGDRCADYTITFPDGRVDKGQLSFGDLRLVPLSDGQKASITVQPAKQVNLGAGAGVPVTREVHGGVVGLLLDGRGRPLQLPADHNARVASLTKWYSAVGLYPKGG, from the coding sequence ATCACCCATCCCCTCAATGTCATTGTCGCGACAGACTGTGGCAGCACCACGACCAAAGCTATTCTGATCGAGAAGGTCGGCGACGAATACCGGCAAACCTTCCGGGGTGAAGCGCCGACGACAGTCGAGGCCCCCTTCGAAGATGTGACGCGTGGTGTGCTGAACGCGATTGCCGAAATTGAAGAACTCTCCGGCCGGAAAATCCTCGATGGATACAGGATCATCACGCCTTGTCGTGATCCGAAAACGGGCGTGGACATCTATATTTCTACCAGCAGCGCGGGCGGCGGGTTGCAGATGATGGTGACGGGGGTCGTGCAGAACATGACGGGGGAGAGCGCGCAACGGGCTGCGCTCGGCGCCGGCGCGATTGTCATTGACGTGCTGGCATCGAACGACGGCCGATTGCCGCATGAAAAGATCGAACGTATTCGTACGATGAGACCGGACATGATCTTGATGTCAGGCGGGACGGATGGCGGCGCGGTCAGTCATGTGGTCGAGATGGCAGAGTACATTTCAGCCGCTGAGCCGCGCCCCCGGTTCGGGGCAACTTTCAAGCTCCCGTTGATTTATGCGGGCAATAAAGATGCGCAGCCGCAAGTAAAAAAGATCCTGGGTGAGAAAACTGCGCTGGTGCTGACAGACAATATTCGCCCGGTGTTGGAGCGGGAGAATCTCGCACCGGCGCGGAACAAGATTCACGACCTGTTTCTGGAACATGTCATGCAGCAGGCGCCGGGCTACAAGAAACTGATCGAGATGGCCGGTGCGCCGATCATGCCGACGCCGGCGGCGGTCGGCGTGATCATGGAGACAATAGCCAAGCGGGAACATGTGAACGTGATCGGGGTGGATATCGGCGGCGCCACTACCGACGTGTTCTCGGTCTTCGAGGGCCTGTTCAATCGGACCGTCAGTGCGAATCTCGGCATGTCCTACAGTATCTCCAATGTGCTGGCCGAAGCAGGCCTCCCCAATATTATGCGGTGGGTGCCCTTCACGATCGATGAACAGACGCTCCGCAATCGGATCAAGAACAAGATGATCCGCCCGACGACGATTCCGCAGACGCTGGATGAGTTGCAGATCGAACATGCGATTTCCCGTGAGGCGCTCCGGCTCGCCCTCATCCACCATAAGTCCCTCGCGACGGCCCTCAAGGGTGTGCAGCAGGAGCGTACGATCTCGGATGTGTTCGAGCAGCAACAGTCCGGCAAGACGTTGATCGACATGCTCAAGCTGGATCTCATCGTCGGGAGCGGCGGAATCCTGTCCCACGCGCCGCGCCGCGTGCAATCGATGCTGATGATGGTGGATGCGTACGAGCCCCTAGGGGTGACGAGGCTTTCAGTAGACAGTATCTTCATGATGCCGCATCTAGGAGTTCTTTCGACCATCAACGAAAAAGCCGCAACCGATGTCTTTGTCCGTGACTGCATGGTCTACTTGGGAACCTGTGTCGCGCCGATCGGGCAGGGAAAAGAAGGGGATCGGTGTGCAGACTATACGATCACCTTTCCTGATGGGCGGGTGGACAAGGGACAACTCTCGTTCGGCGACCTTCGGCTGGTTCCGCTGTCCGATGGACAGAAGGCCTCGATCACAGTCCAGCCTGCGAAACAGGTGAATCTCGGGGCAGGAGCAGGAGTGCCGGTCACGAGAGAAGTGCATGGAGGAGTGGTGGGGCTATTGCTCGATGGGCGTGGGCGCCCATTGCAGTTGCCTGCCGACCACAATGCCAGAGTGGCATCGCTGACGAAATGGTATAGCGCAGTCGGGCTGTACCCGAAGGGAGGTTGA